From one Luteolibacter sp. SL250 genomic stretch:
- a CDS encoding ABC transporter ATP-binding protein, which translates to MSSPTPSHSGMIQLRKLTKTYGQGDAAFQALRGVDLDIPAGQFLAVMGPSGSGKSTLMNILGCLDVPTGGTYSFNGIAVEKLGSDERSLLRRHALGFIFQGFNLLARTSALENVELPMLYRGVPGKERHEKAHQALKIVGLQDKYRNTPAELSGGQQQRVAIARAIVTEPGTLFADEPTGNLDSSTTIEIMNLLRNLNEERGITVIMVTHEDDVAAYAKRIIRVKDGLIESDIFN; encoded by the coding sequence ATGAGTTCCCCCACGCCAAGCCACAGCGGCATGATCCAGCTCCGCAAGCTGACCAAGACCTATGGTCAGGGGGACGCCGCGTTCCAAGCGCTGCGTGGTGTGGATCTGGACATCCCCGCCGGCCAGTTCCTCGCCGTCATGGGGCCGTCCGGCTCGGGAAAGTCCACGCTGATGAACATCCTCGGCTGCCTGGATGTGCCGACCGGTGGGACCTACAGCTTCAATGGCATCGCCGTCGAGAAGCTGGGTTCCGACGAACGCTCCCTGCTCCGCCGCCACGCGCTCGGATTCATTTTCCAGGGTTTCAACCTGCTCGCACGGACCTCCGCGCTGGAGAATGTGGAGCTTCCCATGCTCTATCGCGGGGTTCCGGGAAAGGAACGCCATGAGAAGGCCCACCAGGCACTGAAGATCGTCGGCCTTCAGGACAAATACCGGAACACTCCCGCCGAACTGTCCGGCGGCCAGCAGCAGCGCGTCGCCATCGCCCGCGCGATCGTCACCGAGCCAGGCACCCTCTTCGCGGACGAACCGACGGGCAACCTGGACTCCTCCACCACCATCGAAATCATGAACCTTCTCCGGAATCTCAACGAGGAACGCGGGATCACCGTCATCATGGTGACCCACGAGGATGACGTCGCCGCCTACGCGAAGCGCATCATCCGGGTGAAGGACGGTCTGATTGAATCCGACATCTTCAACTGA
- the carA gene encoding glutamine-hydrolyzing carbamoyl-phosphate synthase small subunit, which yields MPKSAILALEDGRCFEGTAFGATGTTTGEICFNTSMSGYQEVITDPSYRGQIVSMTYPQIGNYGINLEDDESNGPHIRGFVIGELCEVPSNWRSHKPLSEWLAEHGVLGIEDIDTRALTKHLRSRGAMQACLTTELDKEAAIAAAKAAPSMAGSDYVKEVSTAEAYDWTAESREWILPNALADISGPYADLPPVKHRIVAYDFGLKYNILRRLRQAGFEVEVVSSTTPASEVLAKDPDGVFLSNGPGDPSALGYIHEELKQLIGKKPIFGICLGNQLLAHAFGGTTFKLKFGHRGGNQPVKDLRTGRISITSQNHGFAVDPDSLPDDVEVTHINLNDGTVEGMRHKTHPVFSVQYHPEAAPGPNDAAYFFEEFSALIDEAKK from the coding sequence GTGCCGAAATCCGCTATTCTCGCCTTGGAAGACGGACGCTGTTTCGAAGGAACCGCGTTCGGAGCCACCGGAACCACCACCGGGGAAATTTGTTTCAACACCTCGATGTCGGGGTATCAGGAAGTCATCACCGACCCGTCCTACCGGGGCCAGATCGTGTCGATGACCTATCCACAGATCGGAAACTACGGGATCAACCTGGAGGACGACGAGTCCAACGGGCCGCACATCCGTGGATTCGTGATCGGGGAACTCTGCGAGGTCCCGTCCAACTGGCGCTCCCACAAGCCACTTTCCGAATGGCTGGCGGAGCACGGCGTGCTGGGCATCGAGGACATCGACACCCGCGCGCTCACCAAACACCTGCGCTCCCGCGGTGCGATGCAGGCCTGCCTGACGACCGAACTCGACAAGGAAGCCGCCATCGCCGCCGCAAAGGCCGCGCCTTCCATGGCCGGTTCCGACTACGTGAAGGAAGTCTCCACCGCGGAGGCCTACGACTGGACCGCGGAGTCCCGCGAATGGATCCTGCCGAACGCCCTCGCCGACATCTCCGGTCCCTACGCCGACCTGCCGCCGGTGAAGCACCGCATCGTCGCCTATGATTTCGGTCTGAAGTACAACATCCTCCGCCGCCTGCGCCAGGCAGGGTTCGAGGTGGAGGTCGTTTCCTCCACCACCCCCGCTTCCGAAGTGCTGGCAAAAGATCCGGACGGTGTCTTCCTTTCCAACGGCCCCGGGGATCCGTCCGCGCTCGGCTACATCCACGAGGAACTGAAGCAGCTCATCGGCAAGAAGCCCATCTTCGGCATCTGCCTAGGCAACCAGCTCCTCGCCCACGCCTTCGGCGGCACCACCTTCAAACTGAAGTTCGGCCACCGTGGCGGCAACCAGCCGGTGAAGGACCTGCGCACCGGCAGGATCTCCATCACCTCCCAGAACCATGGCTTCGCCGTGGACCCGGACTCCCTCCCGGACGACGTGGAGGTGACCCACATCAACCTCAACGATGGCACCGTGGAAGGCATGCGCCACAAGACCCACCCCGTCTTCAGCGTGCAATACCACCCGGAAGCCGCCCCCGGTCCGAACGACGCCGCCTACTTTTTCGAGGAGTTCTCCGCGCTCATCGACGAAGCGAAGAAGTAA
- a CDS encoding ABC transporter permease produces MFFNTFLIALREIRRNLMRAFLTVLGIVIGVAAVITMVTLGRGATEAVKSQVSNLGSNLLVLRPGMGFGRGGGPGIPQFDLEDARIISEQVGGLRNVAALEDSTVSTGFLQKARSGRIAGTTPAYFQIAKWNLADGRFFEDEDVQHGAAVCVIGQTVKRELFGDVDPIGQRMRVKTASITVIGVLAGKGQTGFGQDQDDTIIMPLTTFARRVQGAASLKSIDQIMISGDDQTSSDQIINEVTAIMRERRNLGPNEDDNFNIMDTRQIAETLSSTTKVMTTLLGAVAGVSLLVGGIGIMNIMLVSVTERTREIGIRLAIGARAREVLLQFLVEAITLSSFGGLVGISFAFGLCVWLSKLIEVPFMFDPKINVIAFIFSAAVGILFGFMPARRAAALDPIEALRHE; encoded by the coding sequence GTGTTCTTCAACACCTTCCTCATCGCCCTCCGGGAAATCCGCCGCAACCTGATGCGGGCGTTCCTCACCGTTCTCGGCATCGTCATCGGCGTGGCCGCGGTCATCACCATGGTGACGCTGGGCCGCGGCGCCACCGAGGCGGTGAAGTCCCAGGTTTCCAATCTGGGCAGCAACCTGCTGGTCCTCCGCCCCGGCATGGGCTTCGGGCGGGGTGGCGGTCCGGGCATCCCGCAGTTCGACCTCGAGGACGCAAGGATCATCTCGGAGCAGGTGGGAGGTCTGCGGAATGTCGCGGCGCTGGAGGACTCCACGGTCAGCACCGGCTTCCTCCAGAAGGCCCGCTCCGGCCGCATCGCGGGCACCACCCCCGCTTATTTCCAGATCGCGAAGTGGAACCTCGCGGACGGGAGATTCTTCGAAGACGAGGACGTGCAGCATGGCGCTGCGGTGTGCGTGATCGGCCAGACCGTCAAGCGGGAGCTGTTCGGCGACGTTGACCCCATAGGCCAGCGGATGCGGGTGAAAACCGCCTCCATCACCGTCATCGGCGTGCTCGCGGGCAAGGGCCAGACGGGCTTCGGTCAGGACCAGGACGACACCATCATCATGCCTCTCACCACCTTCGCACGCCGGGTGCAGGGCGCGGCGTCGCTGAAGTCCATCGACCAGATCATGATCTCCGGGGACGACCAGACCTCCAGCGACCAGATCATCAATGAGGTGACCGCCATCATGCGGGAACGTCGGAACCTGGGTCCGAACGAGGACGACAACTTCAACATCATGGACACCCGCCAGATCGCGGAGACCCTCAGCTCCACCACCAAGGTGATGACCACCCTGCTGGGCGCGGTCGCGGGGGTGAGTCTGCTGGTCGGCGGCATCGGCATCATGAACATCATGCTCGTTTCCGTGACGGAGCGGACACGGGAGATCGGCATCCGCCTGGCCATCGGCGCGCGGGCGCGGGAGGTGTTGCTGCAGTTCCTGGTGGAGGCCATCACCCTTTCCTCCTTCGGTGGCCTCGTCGGCATTTCATTCGCGTTCGGACTCTGCGTCTGGTTGTCGAAGCTCATCGAGGTTCCCTTCATGTTCGATCCCAAGATCAACGTGATCGCCTTCATTTTCTCCGCCGCCGTCGGCATCCTGTTCGGCTTCATGCCCGCAAGACGGGCGGCCGCACTCGATCCCATCGAAGCACTCAGACACGAATAA
- a CDS encoding efflux RND transporter periplasmic adaptor subunit: protein MKSESSKDLATIVHSGRPKPVRKWIITILAVLAVIGGFLYYRAKSAQDEGKPVFVTEPLKRGDISLGITATGNLQPTNKVTVSSELSGICEAVYVDTNDEVTKGQDIAKLDTRKLNQQTEKTRATLAAAEARVQQSQATVRESAANLERLEDLHKLSGGRTPSKAEMETAHAAADRAKADLENLSAAVSGAKADLLANESDLAKAIIKSPVNGVVLTRSLEVGQTVAASFNAPELFVIAEDLRKMELLVAVAEADVGKVESGQSASFTVDAWPGRTYTAKVKKISYGSTILDNVVTYQAELEVSNDDLTLRPGMTATATIDVANREQVLLVPATALRFQPQDPNSKADGPQQKKTFMQSITFQFPRRRGGRPPGGGREHGEGKSGMATVWVLKDGNPEMVSVKTGLSDGRNTEIITDEVKEGAPIIVRQILAPTKP, encoded by the coding sequence ATGAAATCCGAGTCCTCCAAAGACCTCGCCACCATCGTCCACAGCGGCCGTCCGAAGCCGGTGCGGAAATGGATCATCACCATCCTCGCCGTCCTCGCGGTGATCGGTGGCTTCCTCTACTACCGCGCGAAATCCGCCCAGGATGAAGGGAAGCCCGTCTTCGTCACGGAGCCACTGAAGCGCGGCGACATCTCCCTCGGCATCACCGCCACCGGCAACCTTCAGCCCACCAACAAGGTGACCGTCAGCTCGGAACTCTCCGGTATCTGCGAGGCGGTCTATGTCGATACCAACGATGAGGTGACGAAGGGCCAGGACATCGCGAAGCTGGATACCCGCAAGCTCAACCAGCAGACCGAGAAAACCCGCGCGACGCTCGCCGCGGCGGAAGCACGGGTCCAGCAATCCCAGGCAACCGTGCGGGAATCCGCTGCGAATCTCGAACGGCTGGAGGATCTCCACAAGCTGTCCGGTGGGCGGACACCTTCGAAAGCGGAGATGGAAACAGCGCACGCCGCCGCTGACCGTGCCAAGGCCGATCTCGAAAACCTCAGCGCCGCCGTCTCCGGAGCAAAAGCCGACCTGCTCGCCAACGAAAGCGATCTGGCAAAAGCGATCATCAAGTCCCCGGTGAATGGAGTGGTGCTGACGCGCTCGCTGGAAGTCGGCCAGACCGTCGCCGCCTCCTTCAACGCGCCGGAGCTTTTCGTCATCGCGGAGGATCTCCGGAAGATGGAACTGCTCGTCGCCGTGGCGGAAGCGGATGTGGGCAAGGTGGAGAGCGGCCAGAGCGCCTCCTTCACCGTCGATGCCTGGCCCGGCCGGACCTACACCGCCAAGGTCAAGAAGATCTCCTACGGCTCCACCATCCTCGACAACGTGGTCACCTACCAAGCCGAGCTTGAAGTCTCCAACGACGACCTGACCCTGCGGCCGGGGATGACGGCCACCGCGACCATCGACGTGGCCAACCGCGAGCAGGTGCTCCTCGTCCCGGCCACCGCACTCCGCTTCCAGCCTCAGGACCCGAACTCAAAGGCTGACGGCCCCCAGCAGAAGAAGACCTTCATGCAGTCGATCACGTTCCAGTTCCCCCGCCGGCGGGGAGGCCGTCCTCCGGGAGGCGGCAGGGAGCATGGCGAGGGGAAATCCGGCATGGCCACCGTGTGGGTACTGAAGGACGGCAACCCCGAAATGGTCTCCGTGAAGACCGGACTCAGCGACGGCCGGAACACCGAGATCATCACTGACGAAGTGAAAGAGGGTGCCCCCATCATCGTCCGCCAGATTCTCGCGCCGACCAAACCATGA
- a CDS encoding GxxExxY protein, giving the protein MDANGRELIFKDEVYSIVSCAFEVLNGIGHGLHEKPYENALAVEMLHRGIPFVQQPRFPVVWRNQMVGEFIPDLIAYGQIIIDTKTIERITQIERGQMLNYLRISKLSVGVILNFKKRKLEWERIVLSSIQPSSLA; this is encoded by the coding sequence ATGGACGCAAATGGACGCGAATTGATCTTCAAGGATGAAGTGTATTCCATCGTCTCCTGCGCGTTCGAAGTCCTGAATGGAATCGGTCATGGCCTGCATGAAAAGCCCTATGAAAACGCCCTGGCGGTGGAGATGCTCCACAGGGGTATTCCATTCGTCCAGCAGCCACGGTTTCCGGTCGTTTGGCGAAACCAGATGGTCGGAGAGTTCATTCCGGATCTCATTGCCTACGGCCAAATCATCATCGACACAAAGACGATCGAGCGGATCACCCAAATCGAACGTGGCCAGATGCTCAATTATCTGCGAATCAGCAAACTGAGCGTGGGCGTCATCCTCAACTTCAAGAAACGAAAGCTGGAGTGGGAACGCATCGTCCTCTCTTCAATACAACCCTCTTCATTAGCGTGA
- a CDS encoding isoprenyl transferase, which translates to MKSATLNENPPTESMPKHPDIPRHIAIIMDGNGRWAKERGLPRREGHRAGAESIREVMEACKELGVEYLTLYAFSSENWNRPEDEVQALMNLLDRFLDEQAKELDKQKVRLQAIGQLDRLPQKTRERLEKIMARTAGHRSMTLVLALSYGAREEIVAAAKALAEDALAGKISPAAIDGDAFASRLQTAGIPDPDLLVRTSGELRVSNFLLWQISYAEIVIVKKFWPDFRQGDLFDSVKEYQSRHRRFGAL; encoded by the coding sequence GTGAAATCCGCCACACTCAACGAGAATCCGCCGACCGAATCCATGCCCAAGCATCCGGACATCCCCCGCCACATCGCCATCATCATGGATGGCAATGGGCGATGGGCGAAGGAGCGGGGCCTGCCGCGCCGGGAGGGCCACCGCGCCGGTGCGGAGTCCATCCGCGAGGTGATGGAGGCGTGCAAGGAACTGGGCGTGGAGTATCTCACGCTCTACGCGTTCTCTTCGGAAAACTGGAACCGTCCGGAGGATGAGGTGCAGGCGCTGATGAACCTGCTGGACCGCTTCCTGGACGAGCAGGCGAAGGAACTGGACAAGCAGAAGGTACGCCTGCAGGCCATCGGCCAGCTCGACCGCCTGCCGCAGAAGACGCGGGAGCGCTTGGAGAAGATTATGGCCCGGACGGCGGGGCATCGCTCGATGACCTTGGTGCTCGCGCTTTCCTACGGAGCGCGGGAAGAGATCGTGGCTGCCGCCAAGGCGCTCGCGGAAGATGCCCTTGCGGGAAAGATTTCTCCCGCTGCCATCGACGGGGACGCCTTCGCATCCCGGCTCCAAACCGCAGGCATCCCTGACCCGGACCTGCTGGTGCGCACCTCCGGGGAACTAAGGGTCTCGAATTTCCTGCTGTGGCAGATCAGTTACGCGGAGATCGTGATCGTGAAGAAATTCTGGCCGGACTTCCGCCAGGGGGACCTCTTCGATTCCGTGAAGGAATACCAGTCGCGCCACCGCCGGTTCGGCGCGCTTTGA
- a CDS encoding adenylosuccinate synthase, with product MNTIVVGLQWGDEGKGKVVDYLTETADVVVRGQGGNNAGHTVIAKGVRYILNLLPSGILWDGKINVIGNGVVVDPVGLVAEIERNEGQGVSITAEKLLISDRAHVVLPFHKELDAAREIALGDQKIGTTKRGIGPTYADKVNRCGLRIADLLDKEFTTAQVTRRVAEVNEILAKYDLPQFTAEQVITEVYAAFERLRPHVTNTIPVLHKAWKEGKTVLFEGAQGTLLDIDYGTYPFVTSSNTTSGGSCTGSGLPPNAIQRVVGVCKAYTTRVGSGPFPTVDEGLSEYLHGLGREFGVVSGRPRGCGWLDTVLLRFACMVNGVTGLAVTNVDGLDEYKTLQICTGYEIDGVVHELPPADRSAWDKAKPVYETLPGWLSDTTSTTRYEDLPANAKAYLTRLSELCGAPLAFVGVGPDRVQTLVV from the coding sequence ATGAACACCATCGTCGTAGGTCTCCAGTGGGGAGACGAAGGAAAAGGCAAAGTCGTCGACTATCTGACGGAAACCGCTGACGTGGTCGTGCGCGGCCAGGGCGGGAACAACGCCGGCCACACCGTCATCGCCAAGGGCGTCCGCTACATCCTCAACCTGCTTCCTTCCGGCATCCTGTGGGATGGCAAGATCAACGTCATCGGCAACGGTGTCGTGGTTGATCCGGTGGGTCTGGTCGCGGAGATCGAGCGGAATGAAGGCCAGGGCGTGTCCATCACCGCGGAGAAGCTCCTCATTTCCGACCGCGCGCACGTCGTCCTCCCGTTCCACAAGGAACTGGACGCGGCGCGCGAGATCGCGCTGGGCGACCAGAAAATCGGCACGACGAAGCGTGGCATCGGCCCGACGTATGCGGACAAGGTGAACCGCTGCGGCCTGCGAATCGCGGACCTGCTCGACAAGGAATTCACCACCGCCCAGGTCACGCGCCGGGTTGCGGAGGTGAATGAGATCCTCGCGAAATACGACCTGCCGCAGTTCACCGCGGAGCAGGTCATCACGGAAGTCTATGCCGCCTTCGAGCGCCTGCGCCCGCACGTGACCAACACCATCCCCGTGCTGCACAAGGCATGGAAGGAAGGAAAGACCGTCCTTTTCGAAGGCGCGCAGGGCACGCTGCTGGACATCGACTACGGAACCTATCCGTTCGTCACTTCCTCAAACACGACTTCCGGCGGCTCCTGCACCGGGTCCGGCCTGCCACCGAACGCCATCCAGCGCGTGGTGGGCGTGTGCAAGGCCTACACCACACGTGTCGGTTCCGGTCCGTTCCCAACCGTCGATGAAGGGCTTTCCGAATACCTGCATGGCCTGGGCCGTGAGTTCGGCGTCGTTTCCGGCCGCCCGCGCGGCTGCGGCTGGCTGGACACCGTGTTGCTCCGCTTCGCCTGCATGGTGAACGGTGTCACCGGCCTGGCCGTGACGAACGTGGACGGTCTCGACGAATACAAGACGCTCCAGATCTGCACTGGCTACGAGATCGACGGCGTGGTCCATGAACTTCCTCCCGCCGACCGTTCCGCATGGGACAAGGCGAAGCCGGTCTATGAAACGCTGCCCGGCTGGCTGAGCGACACCACCTCCACCACCCGCTACGAGGATCTGCCCGCGAACGCGAAGGCCTACCTCACCCGACTGTCGGAGCTGTGCGGCGCGCCGCTGGCTTTCGTCGGTGTCGGACCGGACCGGGTGCAGACGCTGGTGGTCTGA
- a CDS encoding efflux transporter outer membrane subunit: MNPARLLTLSFAALLASGCASHTGLNADQPLPADWKNAGGFPVASPSRDLSRWWTKFNDPVLNRLVTTALENSPDMATASARIRESRANFDAQRSTLFPSLNGSAGTNYNAASNDSIGTTSNSFSTGLSASWEIDLFGRLRSQLQTAAANLGATEENYNSVQAAIASEVAISYVTLRSLEARLATVKASLGSREETYNIAKFRQQAGIIDTLEADQALTSLQQARASIPSLEQSAAQTRNLINRLAGKNPGTLDGILNSGRKAVPNPQQSLAIGIPADTIRQRPDVRVAGYQLLAAAASVRSAEAQKYPSLNLSGSLGLNTITSGKLFNPETATAGLAAGITSPIFDAGRIRAEIAANKAFEEQAVQTYRSNVLTALSEVEDSLIACKKSAERLEALRQAETSARSAANLSQQRYEAGVTDILTVLDSQRTLLGLEESVISSQSDRAIAYIQLYKALGGGWSK; the protein is encoded by the coding sequence ATGAACCCCGCCCGACTGCTCACCCTTTCCTTCGCCGCGCTGCTGGCCTCCGGTTGTGCCTCCCACACCGGACTGAATGCCGACCAGCCGCTGCCCGCGGACTGGAAGAATGCCGGAGGATTTCCTGTCGCCTCCCCTTCCCGCGACCTGTCCCGCTGGTGGACGAAGTTCAACGACCCGGTGCTGAACCGGCTGGTAACGACCGCCCTGGAGAACAGCCCGGACATGGCCACCGCCTCCGCACGCATCCGTGAGTCACGCGCGAACTTCGACGCCCAACGCTCGACCCTTTTCCCGAGCCTCAACGGATCCGCCGGCACGAACTACAACGCGGCGAGCAACGATAGCATCGGCACCACCTCCAACTCGTTCTCCACCGGCCTCAGCGCCTCATGGGAGATCGATCTGTTCGGCAGACTGCGCAGCCAGCTCCAGACCGCAGCCGCCAACCTGGGAGCCACGGAGGAGAACTACAACTCCGTCCAGGCCGCCATCGCCTCCGAAGTGGCCATCTCCTACGTGACGCTCCGCTCGCTGGAGGCGCGCCTCGCCACCGTGAAGGCCAGCCTGGGCAGCCGCGAGGAAACCTACAACATCGCGAAGTTCCGCCAGCAGGCGGGCATCATTGACACCCTCGAGGCCGACCAGGCGCTCACCAGCCTCCAGCAGGCCCGGGCCTCCATCCCGTCCCTCGAGCAGTCCGCCGCCCAGACGCGCAACCTCATCAACCGGCTGGCCGGAAAGAACCCGGGCACGCTCGACGGCATCCTCAACTCCGGCCGCAAGGCGGTGCCGAATCCGCAGCAGTCGCTCGCCATCGGGATCCCCGCGGACACCATCCGCCAACGTCCGGACGTCCGTGTGGCCGGCTACCAGTTGCTGGCCGCCGCCGCCAGTGTCCGTTCCGCGGAAGCACAAAAGTATCCATCCCTGAATCTCTCCGGCTCGCTGGGACTGAACACCATCACCTCTGGAAAACTGTTCAACCCGGAGACCGCCACCGCCGGACTGGCAGCGGGGATCACCAGCCCCATCTTCGACGCGGGCCGCATCCGTGCAGAGATCGCCGCGAACAAGGCCTTCGAGGAACAGGCGGTGCAGACTTACCGCTCCAACGTCCTGACCGCCCTCTCCGAGGTGGAGGACTCCCTCATCGCCTGCAAAAAGTCCGCCGAGCGGCTGGAAGCCCTCCGCCAGGCCGAAACGTCCGCCAGATCCGCCGCCAATCTTTCCCAGCAACGGTACGAAGCCGGGGTCACCGACATCCTCACTGTCCTCGATTCCCAGCGCACCCTCCTCGGTCTGGAGGAAAGCGTCATCTCATCCCAATCCGACCGCGCGATCGCCTACATCCAGCTCTACAAGGCGCTGGGCGGCGGCTGGTCGAAATAA
- a CDS encoding response regulator transcription factor, with protein MRLLLIEDDPLLQRSLAAGLREENYAVDTASDGEDGLFKAGSNAYDCIILDGMLPVFDGWEVLRQLRPANTTPVLMLTARDAVPDRIRGLDAGADDYLTKPFDGDELLARIRALIRRNSGQASNLLEIGDVTIDTAARTVFLSGEAASLTPREYALVEYLARHRPKVISRSELYEHLFDEDDDTLSNLLDVHVSNVRKKLGHDFIVTRRGHGYAIE; from the coding sequence ATGCGATTGCTCCTCATCGAAGACGATCCCCTGCTCCAGCGCAGCCTCGCCGCGGGCCTGCGCGAGGAGAACTACGCCGTGGACACCGCCAGCGATGGCGAGGACGGACTCTTCAAGGCAGGATCGAACGCCTACGACTGCATCATCCTCGACGGGATGCTGCCGGTCTTCGACGGCTGGGAGGTGCTGCGGCAACTGCGGCCGGCCAACACCACTCCGGTGCTCATGCTGACCGCACGGGATGCCGTTCCGGACCGCATCCGGGGACTGGACGCGGGAGCGGACGACTATCTGACCAAGCCCTTCGACGGCGACGAACTGCTGGCCCGCATCCGCGCGTTGATCCGCCGCAACAGCGGTCAGGCGAGCAACCTGCTGGAGATCGGCGACGTCACCATCGACACCGCGGCACGCACCGTCTTCCTGTCCGGGGAAGCCGCCTCCCTCACCCCGCGTGAGTATGCGCTGGTGGAATACCTCGCCCGCCACCGGCCGAAGGTCATCTCACGCAGCGAGCTTTACGAACACCTCTTCGATGAGGATGACGACACGCTTTCCAACCTGCTCGACGTCCATGTCTCGAACGTCCGCAAGAAACTCGGCCACGACTTCATCGTCACGCGGCGCGGACATGGCTATGCCATCGAGTGA
- a CDS encoding ATP-binding protein, translated as MVITALCLLAYRLAAEDRAERVGRELENFERSFMRRVWEKATDSKPDTPPTTEDIRAMLAGLNAASDLPHFMRGLFDPNATESVYLCYWDHDGNVLFRSANAPADLVRPTRTEIDDRAKRTSHGLTRELIRRGPRGFHGIVGRDISPDVADLRTMALQISGLGAGLWLFGLIGGWWLSGRAIRPIEKISRTASRITNGNVSERIDIPDTDNELGRLSRVLNDTFDRLESAIHQQRQFTADASHELRTPLTVILSETSRGLKRDRPAEEYRDILSTTRDAAERMRSLVESLLVLARQDGNSSTLTKESCDLTTIVSDAVKLLRPLADERQIRIEPQLAEVSVHGDSRSLSMVVVNLLSNAIHHQDPGGSVTLRLSGEEGRAVLEVKDTGKGISPEHLPHLFDRFYRVDPARAATGGHSGLGLAIVKAIVDNHDGTIDVTSAPGEGTVFRVSLPKS; from the coding sequence GTGGTCATCACGGCGCTGTGCCTGCTGGCCTACCGTCTGGCGGCGGAGGACCGCGCGGAACGGGTCGGGCGGGAGCTGGAGAACTTCGAGCGGTCATTCATGCGCCGGGTATGGGAGAAAGCGACGGATTCAAAGCCCGACACGCCGCCTACCACGGAGGACATCCGGGCGATGCTGGCCGGTCTGAACGCCGCCAGCGACCTGCCGCATTTCATGCGCGGGCTGTTCGACCCGAACGCGACGGAGAGCGTCTATCTCTGCTACTGGGACCACGATGGAAACGTGCTTTTCCGCTCCGCGAACGCGCCCGCCGACCTCGTCCGGCCAACCCGGACCGAAATCGATGACCGGGCGAAACGGACGAGCCACGGCCTGACCCGCGAGCTGATCCGCAGGGGGCCGCGCGGCTTCCACGGCATCGTCGGGCGGGACATCTCCCCGGACGTCGCGGACCTGCGGACGATGGCGCTGCAGATCAGCGGACTGGGTGCGGGTCTCTGGCTGTTCGGCCTCATCGGCGGCTGGTGGCTGTCCGGCCGGGCCATCCGCCCGATCGAAAAAATCAGCCGCACCGCTTCCCGTATCACGAATGGCAATGTGTCCGAGCGGATCGACATTCCCGACACGGACAACGAACTGGGACGCCTGAGCCGGGTGCTCAATGACACCTTCGACCGGCTGGAGTCCGCCATCCACCAGCAACGGCAGTTCACCGCGGACGCCTCCCACGAGCTGCGCACGCCCCTGACCGTCATCCTTTCAGAAACCTCCCGCGGCCTGAAGCGCGACCGTCCCGCGGAGGAATACCGTGACATCCTCTCCACCACACGTGATGCGGCGGAACGCATGCGCTCACTGGTGGAGTCCTTGCTGGTGCTCGCCCGGCAGGACGGCAACTCGTCCACGCTCACCAAGGAGTCCTGCGACCTGACCACCATCGTGTCCGATGCGGTGAAACTCCTCCGTCCGCTGGCGGATGAACGGCAGATCCGGATCGAACCGCAGCTCGCTGAGGTCTCCGTCCATGGTGACTCCAGATCCCTTTCGATGGTGGTGGTGAACCTTCTGTCGAACGCGATCCACCATCAGGATCCCGGAGGGAGCGTCACGCTGCGGCTTTCCGGCGAAGAAGGCCGCGCCGTCCTGGAGGTGAAGGATACCGGCAAGGGCATTTCCCCGGAGCATCTCCCGCACCTGTTCGACCGTTTCTACCGTGTCGATCCGGCACGCGCCGCGACCGGCGGTCACTCCGGATTGGGATTGGCCATCGTGAAAGCCATCGTGGACAACCATGATGGCACCATCGATGTCACCAGCGCGCCCGGCGAAGGCACGGTGTTCCGGGTTTCTCTGCCGAAGAGTTGA